Proteins encoded together in one Bradyrhizobium sp. CB82 window:
- a CDS encoding cupin domain-containing protein — MPLALIETGHCNVDLKPSPIKPSWIIEGNPETRAHLLSTSACGTASTVIWSCTEGKFNWYYDVDETIMILEGSIVLESEGIPPKRYGVGDVIFFHNGAHAKWHVEGYVKKVAFLRHATPIGFGFAIRAVNKLRRMSYVFGGRRSGRLVGAG, encoded by the coding sequence ATGCCGCTTGCGCTTATTGAAACCGGCCATTGCAACGTGGATCTCAAGCCGTCGCCGATCAAGCCATCCTGGATCATTGAAGGCAATCCGGAAACCCGCGCGCACCTGCTGTCTACCAGTGCGTGCGGCACTGCCTCGACCGTCATCTGGTCCTGCACCGAGGGCAAGTTCAACTGGTACTACGATGTCGACGAGACCATCATGATCCTCGAAGGATCGATCGTGCTCGAGAGCGAGGGCATACCCCCGAAGCGCTACGGCGTCGGCGACGTGATCTTTTTCCACAACGGTGCGCACGCCAAATGGCATGTCGAGGGCTATGTGAAGAAGGTCGCCTTTTTGCGCCATGCCACTCCGATCGGATTCGGTTTCGCAATCCGCGCCGTCAACAAGCTTAGGCGAATGTCCTACGTGTTCGGCGGGCGTCGCTCCGGGCGTCTCGTAGGCGCCGGCTAG
- a CDS encoding IS110 family transposase, giving the protein MERYVGLDVSLKLTAICIVDRTGKIEHEGVVRSDPEAIAAFIKSNAPHVARIGLETGATSTWLWTELNKLGLPVICIDARHAKAVLKMQINKSDRNDAVGIARIMQCGWYKEVCVKGLDSHAVKALLVSRALLVKIKRDLENQIRGLLKNLGLVIGPAKMNVFALRAAELTKERPELALAVTPLLSARAAIEQQIADLDRKVMKLARSNAQVRQFMTTPGIGPVTALCFLATIDDPTRFKRSRSVGAYVGLTTRRYASGEIDWTGRISKCGDKMLRGYLYEAANVLLTRVAKWSALKAWGIRLAKRTGLRKAKVAVARKLAVILHRMWIDGTEFRWSSKETAVQTA; this is encoded by the coding sequence ATGGAGCGCTATGTCGGACTTGACGTTTCTTTGAAGCTAACAGCGATCTGCATCGTTGATCGGACGGGAAAGATTGAGCACGAAGGCGTTGTTCGTTCCGACCCCGAAGCGATCGCAGCATTCATCAAGTCAAACGCGCCGCATGTCGCGCGGATTGGACTCGAAACAGGGGCAACGTCGACATGGCTGTGGACCGAGTTGAATAAGCTGGGGCTGCCCGTCATCTGCATCGACGCCAGGCACGCCAAGGCGGTGTTGAAAATGCAGATCAACAAGAGTGACCGCAACGATGCCGTAGGCATCGCCCGCATCATGCAATGTGGATGGTATAAGGAGGTGTGCGTCAAAGGCCTCGACAGTCATGCGGTAAAGGCTCTCCTCGTCAGCCGGGCTCTGCTCGTCAAGATCAAGCGGGATCTCGAGAACCAAATCCGCGGGCTCTTAAAGAACCTCGGGCTGGTTATTGGTCCGGCAAAGATGAACGTATTCGCATTGCGTGCTGCGGAGCTCACCAAAGAGCGGCCGGAACTCGCCCTTGCGGTAACGCCGCTACTCAGCGCCCGAGCAGCCATCGAGCAGCAGATTGCTGATCTCGACCGTAAGGTCATGAAGCTCGCACGCAGCAATGCCCAAGTGCGACAGTTCATGACGACACCTGGCATCGGCCCTGTTACGGCTCTTTGCTTTCTTGCAACGATCGACGACCCTACGCGCTTCAAAAGGTCAAGAAGCGTCGGAGCCTATGTCGGACTAACGACCCGACGCTACGCATCCGGCGAGATCGACTGGACGGGTCGAATCTCGAAGTGCGGCGACAAAATGTTGCGCGGCTATCTCTATGAGGCAGCCAATGTGCTGCTCACACGCGTAGCAAAATGGTCAGCGCTCAAAGCCTGGGGCATTCGGCTTGCAAAGCGAACTGGGCTACGCAAGGCCAAAGTTGCGGTCGCGCGAAAGCTCGCGGTCATTCTGCATCGGATGTGGATCGATGGTACCGAATTTAGATGGTCGTCAAAGGAGACCGCCGTGCAAACAGCATAG